A region of the Acinetobacter defluvii genome:
ACAACCAACGGCGGAGAAGCTAAGAAGGCTTGTTTTGCATAAGGATGAATACGACCATCGAAGTTACGGTTACCTGAAAGTACCGCAGTTGCATACAAGTCACGGTCAATGATTTCTTGTTGAATCACAGGGTCTAATGCACCTGACATACCGTTACATGTGGTACATGCATACGCCACGATACCAAAACCTAGTTTTTCTAAATCTCCCAAAACACCTGCTTCTTCAAGATATAAAGCAGCTGCTTTAGAACCTGGTGCAAAAGATGATTTCACCCACGGTTTACGTACAAGTCCTAATTCATTCGCCTTACGAGCCAACAAACCTGCAGCAACGGTATTACGTGGGTTAGAGGTATTGGTACAAGAGGTAATCGCAGCGATAATAATTGCACCATCTGGCATTAAGCCTTCCGCTTCTTGTGCACGTGCAGCATCTAAGTTACCTGCGATGCCTTTTTCTTTTAAATCTGCCGTGGATACACGGGCATGTGGGTTTGATGGACCTGCGATATTACGTGTGACCGTTGAAAGGTCAAAGCGAAGTACACGTGGATATTCTGCTTGCGTCATATCCGATGCCCAAAGACCGATTTCTTTGGCATAAGTTTCAACTAATTTTACTTGTTCAGATTCACGACCTGTCAAGGTTAAATAGTCAATGGTGTTTTGGTCGATGTAGAACATTGCCGCAGTTGCGCCATATTCAGGTGTCATGTTCGAGATCGTTGCACGATCACCCACTGACATGCTGTCTGCACCTTCACCAAAGAATTCTAAATATGCACCCACCACACGTTCTTTACGTAAGAACTCTGTCAATGCCAAAACGATATCGGTTGCGGTAATGCCTGCTTGACGCTGACCTACCAGCTCTACACCGATGATGTCTGGCAGACGCATCCACGATGCACGACCCAGCATGACATTTTCAGCTTCGAGTCCTCCGACACCGATTGAAATTACGCCAAGCGCATCGGTATGAGGTGTGTGTGAGTCTGTACCGACACAAGTATCAGGGAACGCCACACCTTCACGGTTTTGAATCACTGGAGACATTTTCTCCAAGTTAATTTGGTGCATGATGCCGTTACCCGCTGGGATTACATCGACATTTTCAAAAGCGGTTTTTGTCCATTCAATGAAATGAAAACGGTCTTCATTACGACGATCTTCAATCGCACGGTTTTTCTCAAATGCATCAGGATCAAAACCACCAAATTCCACAGCAAGTGAATGGTCAACAATTAACTGAGTCGGAACCACTGGGTTGACTTTTGAAGGATCGCCCCCTTGATCCGCAATCGCATCACGTAGACCTGCAAGGTCAACCAATGCAGTTTGTCCAAGAATATCATGACAGACTACACGTGCAGGATACCAAGGAAAATCATGGTCTTGCTTACGATTGATTAGCTCTTTTAAAGATTGTTCAAGAATGGCTGGGTCACAACGGCGTACCAATTGTTCTGCCAATACTTTTGAGGTGTATGGAAGTTTTGCATATGCGCCTGGCTGGATGTCTTCAACGGCTTGACGCACATCAAAGTATTCGAGCTGGGTACCTTGCAGGGGTTTACGGTAGTTGTTATTCATTAAATTGTGCCTCTTGCATCATTTTGTACTGTGTTCTCATAATTGGCATAGTACACTGCTGAAAAGCCATTTCCCAAATCTTTTATATTTCATTAACTTAGATATGAAAACAGGGGTTTTTGAAATATTTAGTAACAACTTGCTTGAATTATTTTTATTAAATGTGCATTTTTTATAAAAATAGCGGAAAATAAGGCTAATTCTTTAGTATTAGATTTAAATTGGATGAATATTTCATGAGCAATTTAGCTTTCTCTTCTTTCACGTTGATCGGTGTCGATGCACAAAAGTTTCTGCAAGGACAAGTGACTGTAAATACAGAATATTTGTCTGAAAATGTCACACAGTACACTGCGATTTGTGATTTGAAAGGTCGTATTCATTTTGGTTTGTGGTTAAAAAAACGTAATCCTGAAGAATTTGAACTCGTGACCACGCAAGATCAAGCTGAAGAGTTTGCCAAACATATTCAAAAATATGGTGCATTTTCTAAGATGAAACTTGAGCAAATTGGCGCAGTTTTTCCAACTTTAAATGGTGCTACAACTGACTTTTCTGACAGTGAAACTGATATTTCTGCTTGGAAAGTTGCTGCAATTCAGCAAGGTCAAGCCTACATTAATCAAGCGATTGAAGGTTTGTTTCAACCTCAGGAATTGCGTTTACATCAACGTGGTGCTGTGAATTATGACAAGGGTTGTTACTTGGGGCAGGAAGTGATTGCGCGTCTTTGGTTTAAGGCAAAACCGAAAGCGTGGTTACATGTGGTTCAGGGCTCAGGTGACGTTCCTGCGCAAGGTGAACAACTCAATAAAGGTGTGCAAGTCGTGAACAGCACTGCTTTTGAAAATGGTTTTATCGCCCTAGTCGTTGCTCGTCCTGAAGCTTTGACTGAGCTTGAAGTGACTGTTTTAGACTTACCTGAAAGTTTAAGTGGTGATGTGGCGAGACCGCAGTAAACTTCTAAAAAGCCACAAATAAAATTATTTGTGGCATCTACTCATTTAATAATTTTAAATAAAACAACAAGGATAATTCATGAAAAGAATTGGTATAACTATTATGGTATCTATCATTTCATCAGTAATTTTTGCCTTTGACTACCCTGAATTATCTGATCCGATTCAACAAAAATTTCTAAATTTATATCTTAGTGATCGTAATGATTTATACAAAAAAGATTTTTTTACACCATTAAAAACAGAGCACGAATGGTCATGCCAAATATCTAGAAATGAACAATACAAGCTTGCCAATCTCTTGTTGAACAAACCATTAGTAATAGAAAATGAACTAAATACTCAAGAAAAATCAGATAATACCTCTCAAGATGAAACAACAATAACAAACAGTAATGTTCAAATCATTCCTATGAAAGTTGAATGTGTAAATGGAAAAATTATGGGCGAAGTAAAACTTCGAACAGAATATGACAGACTACTTGACCAATATTTAAAAAATAGCCCTAATCAAACTAGAGTTATCTCTAAGATCCACAACATCACACTGAGTAGTGGCAACATAAAGGATGGAGCGTTAATAGGAACTACAAAATCTTTCACAAAGCTTATTACTCAATTAAAAATCAAAACTTCTCCAAACGAAGAGAAAAAAGAGTTTAGTAATCCAATAATCACCTTACAAATGAATTACAAAGATGATATCGGAAATACTGCATCATTTTCAGAAGAAACTGACTTTTATTTAACAGGGGGACAAATTCAAAATTTGAAAAGTGCTTTTATTGAAATAATAGATAAGAACCATACACGCAAAACTACATATAAAAATAATTATTTATCAATGATTGAGCTGTACAAAAATGAGATTCCTCATGGTGATCAGCTAGGTTACCTTGTCGGTATGGATGATAAAATTGATTTAATTGAAGCAGCCCTTCCTAGTTCACATCCTAAGTTAGTCACAATCAATGGTATTAATTACTTGGAAACTCATTTGTGTATGCTTGAAGGTGTTGAAGTAGATCAGTTTCCATGCATTACTGGTGACCAAAACACAGTTCATCCATAATTTTAATATAAAAAGTTTGCAGGAATAGCTGAAATATCTATTTCTGCCTCACATAATAAACCCCACCTGCTCGATCATCCGAAAAATAATAGGAATTTTCATCAATCCGATAAATATCAGCATGTCGCCCATTCACCTTTTTACCCACTAAAAACCCATCCATAAAAGTTTCAAGCTTTTGCTCTTTACGCATAATCACAATTTTATAACCATGACCAACTTTTTATCCGTTGAACCATGCAACACTTCTAAAAAGAGTTTTAAATTGCTTTGTGTATAATATTTTGATAATGCAATTTAAAAACTACTCACCTACAACATTCACATGATTAGTGAGAATAATCTCTTGCCCCAAACAAAGCTGTACCTATACGCACCATCGTTGAGCCAGCGGCAATTGCTTCATGCAAATCAGCAGACATGCCCATACTCAAAGTATCCCAATCTTCTGGATACGCATGTTTGGTTTTCACAGTATTAAACAACTGTCTTGCCTCTGCAAAAGCTGCCGTATGATTCGGTGCAGGAATCACCATTAAACCACGCAATCTTAAATGAGGAAGTTGACTAATTTGTGCAACCAATTCCGCCACTTCATGGGGCTGACAGCCATCTTTACTGTCCTGATCATCAATATTCACTTGCAAACAAATATTTAATGGTGTTTGTTGGGCTGTTCTTTGATTCGATAATCGCTCAGCAATAATCAAACGATCTACACCATGTACCCAAGCAAATTTTTCAGCCAAATGCTTAGTTTTATTGCGTTGTACATGCCCAATAAAATGCCATTCGATATTGAGGTCTTGAAGCTGTTCGATTTTCTCTAAGGCTTCTTGTAAATAATTTTCACCAAATGCTCGCTGTCCTGTTGCATACATTTCTTTTAATCGTGAGCTTGGGTGGGTTTTAGACACAGCCAATAATTGCACTTCTGAACGCTCACGCTGAGCAA
Encoded here:
- the acnD gene encoding Fe/S-dependent 2-methylisocitrate dehydratase AcnD encodes the protein MNNNYRKPLQGTQLEYFDVRQAVEDIQPGAYAKLPYTSKVLAEQLVRRCDPAILEQSLKELINRKQDHDFPWYPARVVCHDILGQTALVDLAGLRDAIADQGGDPSKVNPVVPTQLIVDHSLAVEFGGFDPDAFEKNRAIEDRRNEDRFHFIEWTKTAFENVDVIPAGNGIMHQINLEKMSPVIQNREGVAFPDTCVGTDSHTPHTDALGVISIGVGGLEAENVMLGRASWMRLPDIIGVELVGQRQAGITATDIVLALTEFLRKERVVGAYLEFFGEGADSMSVGDRATISNMTPEYGATAAMFYIDQNTIDYLTLTGRESEQVKLVETYAKEIGLWASDMTQAEYPRVLRFDLSTVTRNIAGPSNPHARVSTADLKEKGIAGNLDAARAQEAEGLMPDGAIIIAAITSCTNTSNPRNTVAAGLLARKANELGLVRKPWVKSSFAPGSKAAALYLEEAGVLGDLEKLGFGIVAYACTTCNGMSGALDPVIQQEIIDRDLYATAVLSGNRNFDGRIHPYAKQAFLASPPLVVAYAIAGTIRFDIEKDALGTDKDGNPIYLKDIWPSDEEIDALVKVAVKPEQFKKVYIPMFDLGERVQAASPLYDWRPQSTYIRRPPYWEGALAAPRTLSNMRPLAILPDNITTDHLSPSNAIVLDSAAGEYLAKMGVPEEDFNSYATHRGDHLTAQRATLANPKLFNEMVVRSDGTIKQGSKARVEPEGEVMRMWEAIETYMNRKQPLIIIAGKDYGQGSSRDWAAKGVRLAGVEAIVAEGFERIHRTNLVGMGVLPLEFKTGTDRKTLKLDGTELYSVIGNIAPRSDLTLVIERSTENGQNEIVKVPVTCRLDTEEEVHVYEAGGVLQRFAQDFLEGNVA
- the ygfZ gene encoding CAF17-like 4Fe-4S cluster assembly/insertion protein YgfZ, whose amino-acid sequence is MSNLAFSSFTLIGVDAQKFLQGQVTVNTEYLSENVTQYTAICDLKGRIHFGLWLKKRNPEEFELVTTQDQAEEFAKHIQKYGAFSKMKLEQIGAVFPTLNGATTDFSDSETDISAWKVAAIQQGQAYINQAIEGLFQPQELRLHQRGAVNYDKGCYLGQEVIARLWFKAKPKAWLHVVQGSGDVPAQGEQLNKGVQVVNSTAFENGFIALVVARPEALTELEVTVLDLPESLSGDVARPQ
- a CDS encoding YggS family pyridoxal phosphate-dependent enzyme, giving the protein MNDLKYARELVLDQIKQACQIAQRERSEVQLLAVSKTHPSSRLKEMYATGQRAFGENYLQEALEKIEQLQDLNIEWHFIGHVQRNKTKHLAEKFAWVHGVDRLIIAERLSNQRTAQQTPLNICLQVNIDDQDSKDGCQPHEVAELVAQISQLPHLRLRGLMVIPAPNHTAAFAEARQLFNTVKTKHAYPEDWDTLSMGMSADLHEAIAAGSTMVRIGTALFGARDYSH